The following are encoded together in the Salmonella enterica subsp. enterica serovar Choleraesuis genome:
- a CDS encoding DNA-3-methyladenine glycosylase I, which produces MQRCGWVTADPLYIDYHDKEWGIPTTGERELFEMLCLEGQQAGLSWITVLKKRERYRHCFLNFDYDALANFGQQEVDQLVQDAGIIRHRGKIEAIISNARALLMMHERGETLSELVWSQVNNKPQINNPVELSDVPAVTPTAERLSKELKKRGFKFVGPTICYAFMQACGLVNDHLTRCICHPDRRAD; this is translated from the coding sequence ATGCAACGCTGTGGATGGGTTACTGCTGACCCGCTGTATATAGATTATCACGATAAAGAATGGGGAATTCCCACTACCGGCGAGCGTGAGCTGTTTGAAATGCTCTGTCTGGAAGGACAGCAGGCGGGGCTATCCTGGATAACGGTACTTAAGAAACGTGAACGTTATCGCCACTGTTTTCTCAACTTTGACTATGACGCACTGGCAAATTTTGGTCAGCAGGAAGTAGATCAACTGGTGCAGGACGCCGGGATTATCCGCCATCGGGGGAAAATTGAGGCCATTATTAGCAACGCCCGCGCCCTGTTGATGATGCACGAGCGCGGGGAAACGCTGAGTGAACTGGTGTGGAGCCAGGTGAATAACAAACCGCAAATCAATAACCCGGTTGAGTTAAGTGACGTGCCAGCGGTAACGCCAACGGCAGAGCGCTTATCCAAAGAGCTGAAGAAGCGCGGCTTTAAATTTGTTGGCCCCACCATCTGTTACGCCTTTATGCAGGCCTGCGGGCTGGTAAACGATCATTTGACCCGCTGCATCTGTCATCCAGATCGGCGGGCCGATTGA